A stretch of DNA from Candidatus Chlorohelix allophototropha:
ATCGGCTCTGGCCAATTCAAAGGTGGAGCAAGATCTGGAAAGGTTGGACAGGATCTGGTAAAGGACAGAGGTGCTATGAAGTAAGAACGGGAGGTGCTGACGATGCGCTTTGATTATCTAAACGCCAAACCGGTACTGACCAGGTCCTGGAATAGCGCACTGGTGATGCTGGTGGGCTGCGGGGGAACCGGCTCGTACCTGGCGGTCCATCTAGCCAGGCTGACCGCCCTCCTTAGAAGTAAAGGTAAAGCGGTTACGCTGGCCTTTATTGATCCGGATTTTGTCGCTGAGAAGAATATTGAAAGGCAACACTTCTGCCGGGCTGAAATATCCAGGTCCAAGGCGGTCACCCTGGCGCGCCGGTATGGGGCCGCCTGGGGTCTGGAGATTGTGACACTGGCAGAGCCATGTAGCCGCGAACTGGTCAGTCGGAAATTGGAGGGAGCCGACTTGGAACTGGTGGTGGGTTGTGTTGATAACGCCGCTGCCAGGCACTCTATCGCCGAGTGGTTGCCGTTACCCGGTTGGGAAAGGCAGAAGCAGCGCTGGTGGCTTGACAGTGGTAACGAAAAGTCTGCGGGCCAGGTCTGCCTGGGAAATTGTAGCAGCCTAGAAGAGCTGAGAACTGCTTTTGAGCTTGCTGATTACTGCACCCGATTACCATCTCCGGCCCTTCAATTTCCTGATCTCTTAAAGCCCAGGAAAGAGGAAACTCAGACCGGTAAACTCTCCTGTGCCGAACTGGCATTACTTAATGAGCAGGGGTTGACGATAAATGCGGCGATGGCAGGGGTAGCGGCTGACTACCTGTTCCGGCTTATGCTAACTAGAGATCTCAAGCGGTTTTGTACCTGGCTAGACCTGGGAGCAGGCACTATGAGCAGCCGTTATACCAGCCGGGAGGGGTTGAGGGAAACACTGGAATTACCCGAGGGTTTCTTCGACCGAGAGCCGGGGAAATAGAGGATTACTCGGAGAGGGGGTTTGTAGTAACCGCTATTTAATAAAAAAAGGCCGGGGAAACTATCCTGAAGAGGATCCCCTGGCCTTTTTTCTCCAATTTACATCAAAAGAAGGAAAGGGAAACCGGAAATTGTTACCTTGACAGATTTATTTTAAAACCGCAGCATCTTATATTTTTGCCACTTTTCGGGTATTTACTGGGGTTGGGATTTAAGATAACCGGGTAATTACAGGGGTTGGGAAATGGCAAGTTTTGAAGCTAAATCTCTTCGCTTACCCTAAAACAATATTTCTTTTGTAACAGTTTAGCCAGCCAAGGCTAGTAAAAAAACCTATGCCCGGTGGTGCGTATGGCCGATATGCTCAGGAGCAACCCACGTGTCAACGCTCACTTGGATTCCCCTAGCTCGATTTTGTTATCTGCTGTCTTATCCAAGAATTGCCAGTTTTTGGGAATTGTGCCATATATAGCAAGGGAGCTACCATTGTATCTTCTCAATATTATGTGGTAATACACAGTTTGGCTGTATATTCTGAACTTAAACTCTTTAAGAAATCACCGTTTGCCACCAGTTATTGAGAAGATACCTACCATTTCCCCTGGCCCAATTTCAAACGAGAGGTTTCAAAGCTGGGCGTTCGCCCTGATTGTAAGCAAAGCTTACTTTGCTTAGATTTGTATTTGTTGTAAAATTAGGTCATCTAAAAATGCAAGTTATATAGTACAAGTTATCTTTAAAACTGTCTTACAGGTTTAGCTAAAAATTAGAATTATGATTTTTAACTCAGATTATTTTAGACTTACAAAAAAAACACCAGTGACAGAAGAGCAGCGAAGCCAAATGCTCAAGAACTTTTGTAATACTTGTATTAAGCCTTCACTCAACATTGAGTGTGGGAAAGTTTTCCAACGATTTTTCCTGGAGTCAATCCAGTGCCCTTCTGAATTAAGTGAAACCCATCAGATTTGTACCTATTGTTTAGAACTCCATCGAAAAGATTATAATCATGTCTCTAATTGTATTTTTATTAGAAATCAACTGACTATTAGGGCTGTGGGTTGGGCCACGCCTACATCTACAAAAATCCTGAATAATTTACACAAAATCAACTTCACTTATACACATCCTGTTTCTAATCTCCTTGTTGCTTTTCTTCAAAATTTTCTTTGGTCAGACTCAGTTATTGTTCCAATACCTCTGGGAAACTCTATATCTGAAACCAACGGATGGTTTCAGGTTGTAAGTGGAGTTAGTTCTTATTTTCGAAGTGAAATAGTTCCTGCAATTATTCGTAATAAAAAAAAATCTACTAGGCAATCTAATTTTCAAGAACGACAAATTTTAACTAAAAATGAATATGAACTTGATAAAAATGTAGCAGTAAAATTATCAAATAAACGCATATTTCTCCTTGACGATAATATTACTACAGGTGCAACTATTTTACATGCTGTAAATTTGCTTAGAGCTACAAATCATATTGAAATAATCCCAGTGGCAATTGAACGTTACGTTTCACCTCGTATTCTACAACGCTGTACAGGTTTATCTATAGAAGAAAAAAATTGTATTTTCCATCTTCCACAAAGGTTACCTGAAGTCTAAATAAGGAGAATGTTAAAATAATGTTTTACCAACCAGCTTCATCTCGTTATCTACTTACTCAATGGATAAAAGAAATATTGGACTGGACTACCTATGATAGCAACGACCGTCTTTATTTAGATGAAATTAGTGCTTCTGAAGTTATCGATTTAACCTACTTAGAAGGTACTGTTCTTGATGAAGCTGTTGCAGCTAATGCACTTTTCCCTGCCAGTATTGTTCAGAATGAGGCGTATAGAGGAATTGGCACAAATTCCACAATGAGTGTTACTTTTCCTGTAAACATCGAAAACGCTGATTGGGCTTGTAAAATTCGTTTACGTGCTGCACTTCCATCACTTTTAGCAGTAGGAAGAGATCGGTTTTATCCAAATATTGAGCCAAACACCCAACCCCCTGAAGAAATGCTTTTCCCCTTAATTAACGGCACACAATATGAACTACAAGAAGCAGCAGGTAACCGGTTGCGCGCTTTAGCTGGGCAACTAGAGGTTGTTGATTTTTCTCATACTTTCGATATAAATATTCCAAGCGGAAATCAGGTAATTCCTGTTATCCAAAAGGGAATTAAAAATATCTATGCTTATATTGATGAACAAGATAACTTGCATTTAAATCAAAACGAAAATAATTTACATCCAATACCGGCTGAACAACTTCC
This window harbors:
- a CDS encoding ThiF family adenylyltransferase — its product is MRFDYLNAKPVLTRSWNSALVMLVGCGGTGSYLAVHLARLTALLRSKGKAVTLAFIDPDFVAEKNIERQHFCRAEISRSKAVTLARRYGAAWGLEIVTLAEPCSRELVSRKLEGADLELVVGCVDNAAARHSIAEWLPLPGWERQKQRWWLDSGNEKSAGQVCLGNCSSLEELRTAFELADYCTRLPSPALQFPDLLKPRKEETQTGKLSCAELALLNEQGLTINAAMAGVAADYLFRLMLTRDLKRFCTWLDLGAGTMSSRYTSREGLRETLELPEGFFDREPGK
- a CDS encoding phosphoribosyltransferase: MTEEQRSQMLKNFCNTCIKPSLNIECGKVFQRFFLESIQCPSELSETHQICTYCLELHRKDYNHVSNCIFIRNQLTIRAVGWATPTSTKILNNLHKINFTYTHPVSNLLVAFLQNFLWSDSVIVPIPLGNSISETNGWFQVVSGVSSYFRSEIVPAIIRNKKKSTRQSNFQERQILTKNEYELDKNVAVKLSNKRIFLLDDNITTGATILHAVNLLRATNHIEIIPVAIERYVSPRILQRCTGLSIEEKNCIFHLPQRLPEV